The Capsicum annuum cultivar UCD-10X-F1 chromosome 3, UCD10Xv1.1, whole genome shotgun sequence genomic sequence tttaaaaaagggagagggaattctttgcatgcacatgcaatctctatactcagttgatactcttttatatcacattgatacacttaaatttaacatcagatatccactgacctccgtattttatcattattgatactaaaactgaagttgaagccattattttgtatcaattttgagcaaatttacaatgggaaaaaattatagaaagctaattgaatgcagatttttggagattttatacaaaatttatggaataagaaagattaattgaagtatcgaaaaaggtaaaagaatggagGTTTGGGAGTTTGAATGGAAAGAAAACTgtaaatgaaaaggaaagaaagaaagagaaagttactttaacgacattttcgattatgtttaagcgtatgacagtgaaggttagctagtgaaattagtttgtggctatttatagggtatttaattttgagtgctatttttatgatgtcattttaatttagttgctattgttttcctttttcctaatatttatccattagtaacaaattaatacaaaatccaatattaatataaaacctacaactcttcaattgcttcactttacattttacttttcgAGTTTTctgagagttctcattatttcctcatcttactttcatcttatttttctcattctcctcattcgtcaagttttgatttaggtttgtttctcttctttcttttttttttttcttgtggaattatgatatagttaattattttatggagttaaatttttaataagttgtcttcaattcttcattcttctttatgctcacattttatgtgaaggaaactttcagacaagctattgtgactagtgacttacaaattgaaccactgagtatccatataatattactttgagagatagtagtttaaacgtcttagtaatttaccaacttaattttaattgaaactacactatgaccattgtttttttttttttgttaatctttttagtgaaatcatttaattttttcttcaatcacattataattggaaaaaaaccgagaaaaaaaccgaaaaatcgaaaaaataaaaataaaccgaTTAAAACCGAAATATAAAAACCGATTGTATactgatttgatttggtttatagatttagaaaaccgacattgttggtttgattatattttaatgaaaaatcgaaccaacccagCCTATGTACACAAACATAACTCTACGAGATCAGCAACCAGTAGAAACCACTTGTGATTTCTCAGTCAGTCCGAAGCAAGTATTCAGCAAACATACATCGGAAAAAACTTACCTACATCGGGTGTTTCTACCAAAACAATGATAACATCACGTGTCCTATACATACACTTTTATCATTTAATGATAACACTATCGAATCAATGATAACATGACAAACATCTTATACATaacattttttatcatttaaCCCTAGCACATTCATTTTTAAGGCAGACCTGATCCAGCTCACTTACCAGAACTTGTCAAGACACAGTTATCCAAACATGGCTCAGTTATGGTTGTGGTTCTTTTTTACAAGATGTGATCAGAGAGTAATTtattgaaggggagccttggagtaactggtaaagttgctgtcatgtgatcAAGAGGTCACGGATTCAagaggtaaggctgcgtacgatacaccacTTGTGGTGGAAcccttccccgaacaccgcgcatagaggtagctttagtgcaccgggctgccttttTTTGATCAGAGAGTAATTTATTCATGACCACACTGCTAAGCTAGCCCCAAGCTCATGAACAGTTCTAGAAAGTAGCAATAATTAAAACTTGCAACTTGCAAGACTTATTAAGGTTTACAGAAGGCCAAAACACAGCCTATTTATTTTCCCAAACTGCATCTAGAAACAGAAACAAAATTGAAATTACAGAAAGACCAAGGAAACATTTCCATAGTTCGGCTTCAAGATCATATATTACTACTGCAAAGTACTAGAGGCTTAGTAAGCTAGAGCAAAGGTCCTGTCCCATCTTCTTTATCAGAATCTGGTACGCTCTTGTAGACACACAAGTCATTAGAGACCTCCCAGCTCCAATCTTCCTTTCTCGTCACATACATCTGCGGCCAACGATTAATCCTTACATAGTGATCTCTTATTTTCCCATCTGCAAGCATGCCAGTAACTATGGTGTAACAAGACTCATGACCACCCCATATCTGGTCATCTGGTTCTGCAGTATGACTTCCATCTGGAAGGAAATAACGACGTAAGGGAGGTCCTGTTCCAGTCCAGTAGGGATCGAGCATTCGCCAATACTGGGGAGCCGCCTGAGGAGTCGACGTCAGTAAGTATAGGTTGCATTTGTACGACAACTATGCTTATCTCCTTATCCTATGACGGAAACTAGGGCAAGGAAAGGAGGGAAACAAATATTTACATCATCGGATCCCACAAACAAGGTCCAAGTGTACCTAACTTACAGGATACAGAACCAAGTAAACCGTTTTCAGGTTGGCAGAAGCTCTATGAAACTGACCAGTGGGCAGTGACATCAATAAAAGCAGTATAAATATGAAATAGGCACTTCAGCTCATACCTCGGTAAAATGGAACTCCCACACATGATCATGCAAATCCTCCCTTCTTATTCGCttctaaataaatattatagaaaaaaGTAGTGTTAGACGATACAAAAGAAGGTAACAAATTTTGTATGTGCAAGTGTTAAGAAGAGAGTTCCGCTACTCACACGTTTACCATCCATTATGGACAATGAGTAAAGCGCCAACTTCGACAATCTATTGACTTTCGCTATCCGAGGCAAATGTGTTTTGCCTTGCCACAATTCTTCACACTACAAAGAgatgcacaagaaagatgattGATCTGCTGTGAAGTTGTAATAGAATGTGCACATCACTGCATCTATTCTCATTTAGTTTTTTCTGTGTTAACTCGCTAAGAGTATATGGCAGACAATAACGTTATTTTACTAAGAATGAACTCTGAATTATTAACATGTAGTGCAACCAAACAACAAATGCTGAGCAAAGATCATATCACTTTTATGGAGCTATTGATCGATCCCACTTTCCTCAATAATAGGTAGAAGAAGGATTGGTGCATCCATTTATTTAAAGAGATATGTATCAACCACATGGATATGTGTCCTGATTTGCTATGTGGGAGATTTCAGACTTGTGCTAAATAGCATATTGCTACTTGAGCCGAGTGTCTATTGGAAACAGTATCTCTACctcccaaggtaggggtaaggtctgcattCACTCTACCCTCCCCCAGACCGCACTTGTGAAATTACACTGGAGAGGCCTAGATCACTAGTTTTGGACTATCGAGAAACCCCGCCTGCCCGCATCCCTGGAACTTGATTTGCTTTTTTAACGGAAGCATTAGAAGCTCAAGAAGGAATACCAAAACCGATTTCACtcgtatgttgttgttgctgctaaaTAGCATATTGTATCCCAAGTTATGACTCAAGTAGATGGACCCACACAAGTGGCATTGTAACTAAAGATTGAAACCTAGATTTCCATGTTTATAATCCCAAACTTCAACCTAATTTTTCAACCCCTAGAAAGTATCTTAATTTCCTTTGCTGATTGTTGGCGAGGAGGGGTTCGAATTCCCAACACCATGGTTCATAGGCGTTAATCTTCTAAGCTTTCAGAAGGCGATACTCCACTCTATGGTTCACAGCCATTCATCTAATAGGTCAGCAAGGTATCAAGACTGAAGTACATCGATTCACATGGAAGTGTTATAAGTAGAGACTAAAACCTTGGATTTCCACATTGGTAACCCATTCGTCAACCTAGTTTTTCAAATCCCAGAGAAAGAATTCTCTTTTAGGCTGGTTGTTGACGAGAAGGGGTTCAACCTCCCAGTACCGCGGTTCATGGCCATTATCTTCTAAGCTTTCAGGACGCCATATTCCACCATCAAAATTGCTCAGGGCGTTCAAGTGTATTGGCATAGTTTTCCTCTACGACCCAAGCTCCCTTGTCCCATAGTTTTCCTTGAAACACTAACGGATTAGTACTCTCTACTTCCACCACTTAATCAGAGGTTTATTTGCAAGTCGTTTCCTGTCTAACTCTGTTCTTAAGCTTAACGTCTAAGATTACTAAACATATGTTGGGTGGCCATTGGTCTTCCTGGAGTAACCTTGCAGTCCTGAAATGTAGTTCTATCACGTCTCTATTTGTTTACAGTTACCTCCACTTATATAAGTTAATAGGTGATAATTTCTCTTGTCGACACATAAAATATGTGTTAAGCTACTACCAAATCACAAGCTGGCTTTCTTTTCCAATTCTTCAAAAACCAAAACACTTTCTGATCTAATATATGATTCAATTAACACTAGTTAATACCCTTACACTATCATTGTGAATCCTTTTAGTAAGGGGATTTGTTGGGTCTTAGTCACTTGTTTGCAACAGGTAAAGGATGAAAATTCTGTTTACTGTGGTTGAGCTTTTCGTGCCCTTACTTTTGAGCCTTTTTTAAAGAATAATATAGAATATGGCAAAGAGCGCGCAATGTGTATTCTTAAAAGAGATAATAGCCAGATCAAATGGGAAAGAAGAAACACGAAGACGATGTGCTTTTTAAGTAATTTGTCGTCTCTAAGAGAAGATGATAaaatagaagaagatcaatgttcGTCATTGGAAAAGAAGATTCAATTTTAAGAATAGTCCCTGAAGAATTATGTTCCAGTACCTGGTAAGGCAATTAAGAGCAAGGAACATAAGAGAAAATTAATCCTCAACAATTTATCGTCTTCCCGACAAACCAACAAGAGATGTCCTGAGAGGACCTGCAAGCAAAAATTGACCCAACAATGATGTAATTGTTAGCTACTCCTAAacgtacaacaacaacatatctagtgtaATCTCATAAGTGGGGTTCAAGAGGGTAGAGTGTGTGCAGACCTTATCCAGACCTTGGGAGGTAGAGAAGCAGTCCCGGATAGATCCTTGACTCAAGGCAAAAAATTTCAAAGCAGGTCGGAAAAAACAAATAGCTAAAGTGAAGAGGCCATAGCAAAATGTTGTGGAAAACATGAAAAACAACTATAACAAAATAGTATGATAATCGAAGTATAGAAAATTTCAAGAGTGATACACTATGGCTACTAATATGGAAGGATAGCGAGACAACGTGCTATtgcctactaaccttctaccttaaTTCGTGTCCTCCACAACCTCCTATCTGAGGTCGGTTGGCTGAAAGTGGGCATTGTCCTGTCTCATCATCTCTAtccaatacttcttcggcctacctctacctcttcTAAAATCATCAATAGCCAACCTCTCTCACACCTCTGCATTGGGTCATCCATATACTCCTAAACTTACAACATAATAAAAGTTTTTGCTTTGATACatcaattttaaaaagtaaagagTAAATTACGAAAACAACTTTCTACCATCCACACTTCATAggacaaaaacaacaacaaaaacatatcaAGTGAAATCCCCCACAAGTGGGGTCCGGAGAGGATACATTGTACgtagaccttaccactacctcatgGAAGTCTAGAGGATGTTTCCGAGGGATCCACGTCTCAAGTGAAGCAAATTCAAGTACAGAGAAGAaaacaatgaagaaaataaagcaaTTAATAAGAGAAATTGTGCAAAGCCTATAAGaacaaaacaagaacaacaacaaaatagagCGATAATCGAAACACGATAAACAATAGACAATGATAGTTACCAAAAACAAGAACCATAATAACATGGCTAGTACACCAACAAAGACCAACAAACCTACACTGTCGAAAGGCAAAACACCACTCcactacctactaaccttctaccctattACACATCCTCTATTCCTCCTATTACGCGTCCTCTATTCCTCCTATTACGCATCCTCCATTAcatcctatctaaggtcatgtcctcggtaaccTGAAGTTGCACcatgtcctgtctaatcacctctcccaaTACTTCTTCAACATACCTCTACCTCTCTTCTTACCTACTATATTTAACCTCCTCACTGGAGTGTCTGCGCATCTTCTTTTTAAATGTCCACACCATCTCAATCTTGCCTCCTTCATCTTAACCACAGAAAAAGTCACTCTTACCCTATTCTAAATATCCTTATTGCCCACACATCCACCACCGCATCCTTATCTCCGCAGCATGCATCTTCTGTACATGAAAACTTTTGACTAGCCAACACTCAACCCCATACAACAACGTCGATCTAACCACCGCTTTAACCTGCCTTTTATGTTTCGGTGATACATTTTGATCACACAAGACTATGGAGGCAAGCCTCCACTTTATTCACGCCATACCAATACAACGTATGATATAATCGTTGATGTCCCACTTTCCTGGATTATAAACCCAAGATACTTCATAGGAGACAAATCATAACAAATTGGCAATTGAGGAGCAATTTTGCCACTAAaagcatataacaaaatagaatgCAATTGCAAGAACAAGTGCGAGATTTAGAGAATTTCTAGTTTTACAGAGCTATTAGCCCATCTTAAAAACAAAGACTATTAACTGTTGACATGAGATATGATGATAACTGTCGAGTTGAGCACAATTGTTGCACACAACTTCAATTTAATTATTGTAAGGTAAGGACCAACTACGGTCTCACAATTCATTCCACTAAATTTTTTCTTTCACTCACACTCTAGCAACTCTTTTTGTTGCTCTCTCTTATTTATGTTTTGATCACTCACTTCTTTCCTGCTTACTTGCTTGAGCACTCACTCTCACCCAAGTATACATCACTTATTATTTGACTGCGCGTACAACTCAAATGAACCACCTTTATTTATAAATGGTGATGGAAGAATCTGATGGAAGATATTCACTACTCTGTTCTAGAATATTCCTAGCTATCTTTTTCTAGAATATTTCTCGACTTTTCTCTCTAGAGCACTCATTCTGAGATTTTCTTCAACTCTCTACAATTCTTGAATATTCTAAGATTCTTCTTCGAAATGTTTTACACATTAACGAAGTTCGTGATGAATTCTCAACAAAATGAACCTAATTTACCAAAAATGAGTAGATGAAGTTCAAACCTTGGAGCTCCAGATCATATCAGTAGAAGCAAGAGCACGCCATCCGCAAGACACAAGGAGACACAGTGCCACGCTGCGTGCGTCGAGACAGCTCAAAATAATCAACATGATATCTGATCCAAGAACAGCTAGTGGATCTCTCCTCAACCAATCCACAGTTCCACAATATCTCAGTTTCTTCTTCCCTTCCTCTTCCAGCATTCCAAGTTTAAAATCATCATCAGCATACCAGCCAATTCCAGATAACCAATCCTCCAAGGTTACACCTTTAGCTTCTTCATCACCATAAGAGCACAACTCAGATGACCCATCTTCATCCTCAGAAGAGTACAACCTAGGAAACTCATCTTTCAGGATTCCACCTTTACCATCTTTATCACCATATAAGCCCAACCCAGATAACCACTTCTCCAAGATTCCACCTTTAACATCTTTTTCACCATGATTACACAACCCAGATAACCCATTTTCATCCCTAGAGCAAGGCAACCCAGAAAATCCATGTTCCAAGATTCCacctttatcatcttcatcaccaTAACAGGACACCACAGATAACTCATCTTCATCACCATCACAGGACACCACAGGTAACCCATCTTCATCCACAGAAGAGGGCAACACAGAACATCGATCTTCATCCCCAGAAGAAGGCAACTCAGAACATCCACCTTCCAAGATTCCGCCTTTATCACCTTCAGTACCATAAGAACAAAACCCAGATAATCCATCTTTCAAGATTCCACCTTTGTCATCTTCAGCACCATAAGAGCACAACCCAGATAAACTCTCTTTCAAGACTCCACCTTTAACATCATTAGAGCACAACCCAGATAAACCATCTCTCAAGACTCCATCTTTATCATCTTCAGCATCATCAGAGAACAACCCAGAAAAACCAGCTTCCAAGATTCCACCTTTAACATCTTTTTCACCATAACAACACAACCCAGATAACCCAACTTCATCCCCAGTAGAGAGCAGCCCAGAAAACTCATCTTTTAAGATTCCACCTTTACCATCTTTTTCACCATAACAGCACAACCCAGAAGAACCATCTTTGAGTTCTTCATCCCCAGTGGACTTCTTTGGATTGTTGTTGTGATCAAACTCACAGGTTCTGGTTTCTGTCATTGGAAACAATCACTAAAAGGGTGTTTAGAAAATCAAGAATCTTGAGCTTTGATCACTTCATTTTGGATTTTGATGGAatggaaaattgaaaaaggagataaagttgatttataaatgttggGGCGGTGGACGATGGGATTGGGTTTCAGCGGCGGGAGTTAGTTGTAAAAGAGCAGGGGCAGGTAGTTTCTTGAGAAAATTAAGTGGGAAGTGAcagttattttttttgaattaaaaataataataattttgagctaatttcaaaactttatttaaattgtaattaaattaattaaaatgtaaagtataatttttaaaaacttttaaattttttaaaaagttctctaattccaaattttaaattttagagtttctttcattttcttatctttcaatctttctcttcttttgtttttcttcctgtcttcttcttcttatttttttctctatatgaATTTTCCCCTTCTTCCATCttcttatcttctttttcttttctttttatttcgttcttccttttttaattttcatgtactatttaaaaaaaataaattaaaaagtttgaaaaaatattgatttcttttaaaaatgaatgaagagaTAATTTAGCAAATTTAACAACTATGAGAGTTGTTTCAGCAACTATGGTAATTGCTGCAATAACTACTATTAGTTATTGTGTTACAACAATTATCGAAGTTGTTGTAACAATTATTAAAATTGCTGTAGCAACTCTCGatacttaatttctgaaaaaaaagaTCTGATTGGAGGAGGAGATCATGAAAAAgtgatatttatggtaaaaatagaggtgttggtgttggtggtgacgTCGAATGAGAAGGTGACATTTGTTGTGGTGTTGATAGCGACGGTGgtagaggagaaagaagaaaaataggcgaTAGTTATGTAGAGGGAGGAAATAATGGTGAATCTGGAAGAGGTGACAATGATAGTGATAGTGATAGTGGAGGAAGAGGAGGTGGCAGCGGCGGGCCGTAACAAAAAAAGTGGGGAGGaggagtggtggtgatggtgtagggatctttgtgtaaataataaaatttgagggttttaaaattaatgtcattaacactaatcttaaaattgtcacctctactcaatatttaagacttgtgtcactctttcttagttttaaaacttttttgtcacccttaattaatttgcccAGTTTCTTTCTTgtctttttcttaaaaagaaaataataagtaaCAAAAGAAACTGCTCGCAAAGCTACTTGTATGATGCTTACGTGCTACTTACTTATAGGAATCTACTTGTCGAACTGCTTGTAGAGCTAGCTGCTTATAGAAATCTGTTTTTAAACTATTTATGAAAACTTGCTTGTAAGATTATTATAGAAATTTGATTGTAAGTTGCTTATACAAACCAATTTCTAAAGCTGTTTGTAAATTGCTTATAGAAATCTAGTTGTAAGCTGTTTATAGGAACCTGCTTGTAATCTTTATGAAAATTTATTGGTAAGCTACTTACAGGAATCTGCTTGTAAGCTGGCTGCTTATAGAAATTTGCTTAGGAACCTATTTGCAAAGCTGTTTGTAAGTTGCTTATAGAAACCTACTTGTAAGCTGATACACGTCAAATGGCCACCCTAATTTTTAAAGACATGATTGGAGACCATCACTTAAAATCTCAAGACTTGGTTACCCCGatggcacaagaatatgcaaggaagacttattttgagcctaccattgagcatACCATTCATCAAGGCCGTGAGTGGAAGATTTCTTGaagcattgaagacttgaggattCATGATTTTAGACACTTAATAGCTCACATTTTTTGGGACATCTTcattgagggcattttggtcacttcactttgcccaaaatgcactccatggccacccctctcattaagggtagtgtagtcatttgtcttcttttgtaatgtaATAAAAATAGAACAAGATAGGATTTTTGgacttagttgtttattgatgtaatacaaactctctctctagtgtgaggagtgtaacaccccttagttgtagggcttggaaaagccaccaatcgATAGCTAGGGCTGCCCAAGTTGTGTTGCATCattggcttgatacgttggtgttt encodes the following:
- the LOC107864531 gene encoding uncharacterized protein LOC107864531 isoform X4, encoding MTETRTCEFDHNNNPKKSTGDEELKDGSSGLCCYGEKDGKGGILKDEFSGLLSTGDEVGLSGLCCYGEKDVKGGILEAGFSGLFSDDAEDDKDGVLRDGLSGLCSNDVKGGVLKESLSGLCSYGAEDDKGGILKDGLSGFCSYGTEGDKGGILEGGCSELPSSGDEDRCSVLPSSVDEDGLPVVSCDGDEDELSVVSCYGDEDDKGGILEHGFSGLPCSRDENGLSGLCNHGEKDVKGGILEKWLSGLGLYGDKDGKGGILKDEFPRLYSSEDEDGSSELCSYGDEEAKGVTLEDWLSGIGWYADDDFKLGMLEEEGKKKLRYCGTVDWLRRDPLAVLGSDIMLIILSCLDARSVALCLLVSCGWRALASTDMIWSSKCEELWQGKTHLPRIAKVNRLSKLALYSLSIMDGKRRIRREDLHDHVWEFHFTEYWRMLDPYWTGTGPPLRRYFLPDGSHTAEPDDQIWGGHESCYTIVTGMLADGKIRDHYVRINRWPQMYVTRKEDWSWEVSNDLCVYKSVPDSDKEDGTGPLL
- the LOC107864531 gene encoding uncharacterized protein LOC107864531 isoform X2, producing MTETRTCEFDHNNNPKKSTGDEELKDGSSGLCCYGEKDGKGGILKDEFSGLLSTGDEVGLSGLCCYGEKDVKGGILEAGFSGLFSDDAEDDKDGVLRDGLSGLCSNDVKGGVLKESLSGLCSYGAEDDKGGILKDGLSGFCSYGTEGDKGGILEGGCSELPSSGDEDRCSVLPSSVDEDGLPVVSCDGDEDELSVVSCYGDEDDKGGILEHGFSGLPCSRDENGLSGLCNHGEKDVKGGILEKWLSGLGLYGDKDGKGGILKDEFPRLYSSEDEDGSSELCSYGDEEAKGVTLEDWLSGIGWYADDDFKLGMLEEEGKKKLRYCGTVDWLRRDPLAVLGSDIMLIILSCLDARSVALCLLVSCGWRALASTDMIWSSKCEELWQGKTHLPRIAKVNRLSKLALYSLSIMDGKRRIRREDLHDHVWEFHFTEAAPQYWRMLDPYWTGTGPPLRRYFLPDGSHTAEPDDQIWGGHESCYTIVTGMLADGKIRDHYVRINRWPQMYVTRKEDWSWEVSNDLCVYKSVPDSDKEDGTGPLL
- the LOC107864531 gene encoding uncharacterized protein LOC107864531 isoform X3, with product MTETRTCEFDHNNNPKKSTGDEELKDGSSGLCCYGEKDGKGGILKDEFSGLLSTGDEVGLSGLCCYGEKDVKGGILEAGFSGLFSDDAEDDKDGVLRDGLSGLCSNDVKGGVLKESLSGLCSYGAEDDKGGILKDGLSGFCSYGTEGDKGGILEGGCSELPSSGDEDRCSVLPSSVDEDGLPVVSCDGDEDELSVVSCYGDEDDKGGILEHGFSGLPCSRDENGLSGLCNHGEKDVKGGILEKWLSGLGLYGDKDGKGGILKDEFPRLYSSEDEDGSSELCSYGDEEAKGVTLEDWLSGIGWYADDDFKLGMLEEEGKKKLRYCGTVDWLRRDPLAVLGSDIMLIILSCLDARSVALCLLVSCGWRALASTDMIWSSKCEELWQGKTHLPRIAKVNRLSKLALYSLSIMDGKRKRIRREDLHDHVWEFHFTEYWRMLDPYWTGTGPPLRRYFLPDGSHTAEPDDQIWGGHESCYTIVTGMLADGKIRDHYVRINRWPQMYVTRKEDWSWEVSNDLCVYKSVPDSDKEDGTGPLL
- the LOC107864531 gene encoding uncharacterized protein LOC107864531 isoform X1, giving the protein MTETRTCEFDHNNNPKKSTGDEELKDGSSGLCCYGEKDGKGGILKDEFSGLLSTGDEVGLSGLCCYGEKDVKGGILEAGFSGLFSDDAEDDKDGVLRDGLSGLCSNDVKGGVLKESLSGLCSYGAEDDKGGILKDGLSGFCSYGTEGDKGGILEGGCSELPSSGDEDRCSVLPSSVDEDGLPVVSCDGDEDELSVVSCYGDEDDKGGILEHGFSGLPCSRDENGLSGLCNHGEKDVKGGILEKWLSGLGLYGDKDGKGGILKDEFPRLYSSEDEDGSSELCSYGDEEAKGVTLEDWLSGIGWYADDDFKLGMLEEEGKKKLRYCGTVDWLRRDPLAVLGSDIMLIILSCLDARSVALCLLVSCGWRALASTDMIWSSKCEELWQGKTHLPRIAKVNRLSKLALYSLSIMDGKRKRIRREDLHDHVWEFHFTEAAPQYWRMLDPYWTGTGPPLRRYFLPDGSHTAEPDDQIWGGHESCYTIVTGMLADGKIRDHYVRINRWPQMYVTRKEDWSWEVSNDLCVYKSVPDSDKEDGTGPLL